A window from Peromyscus eremicus chromosome 1, PerEre_H2_v1, whole genome shotgun sequence encodes these proteins:
- the LOC131923050 gene encoding zinc finger protein 260-like: MLKYLQNPEETKDRPRVEAAEDMPTDMNFCQMPPRLEAEEQNGSCERLVSFDDVTVDFSQEEWQHLDPAQRRLYQDVMLEIYSHLLAVGELQLDTPHQQTFVKTSFLRDASSEVAGHGSYCSVLEKLWQAGNTTAKTDQQRQIPPVNPGAFQNQKTLSRDGGCDCEETGESILLGPHLISTQYVPPRGFSLAKSLKPNLEAYSDNQSSTTKQVSDIGSHQFFTQGSSNSVCTIPHQREKLYSESQFGNVLSPSLPLMEHEINFQDKAVDYTGCGKVFTGESAFCQQQITNSMETSFICHTCGKTFLHKSKLTSHPDTHREETPYECPDCAKSLRSMSSLQVHRDIHTKEKRYECHVCGKSFSYTSHLKVHLRTHTGEKPYACSDCGKAFSQKSVLTIHQRIHTGEKPYTCSDCGKMFVCASDLTKHCRFHTGEKPYECPDCGKSFSIKSNLLAHHRIHTSEGPYKCFDCGESFRKISQLKVHHQIHTDGRSFVCSDCGMAFSQKSVLTTHQRIHTGEKCYPCSDCGKLFLYASDLKKHCRVHTGEKPYKCHDCGKSYSVKSHLHVHHRIHTGERPYKCDDCGKSFRRNSHLQMHQQTHTGEKPYKCSDCGKSFRRASHLKVHHRIHTGEKPYVCSECGKAFNDRSVLSTHQRIHTGEKPYICSDCGKAMSSKANLKEHQRIHTGEKPYVCAECGRAFSDKSSFYRHCKIHSKERSFVHNKAEKGFLQNSQVTS; encoded by the exons AGATTGGTGTCGTTTGATGATGTCACCGTGGACTTCAGCCAGGAGGAGTGGCAGCACCTGGACCCTGCCCAGAGACGCCTGTACCAGGACGTGATGCTGGAGATCTACAGCCACCTCTTGGCAGTGG GTGAATTACAGCTTGACACACCACATCAACAAACTTTTGTGAAAACTTCATTTCTAAGGGATGCATCCAGCGAAGTCGCAGGACATGGTTCATATTGTTCCGTCTTAGAGAAGCTGTGGCAGGCTGGCAATACTACAGCAAAGACAGATCAGCAAAGACAGATCCCACCCGTAAATCCTGGTGCTTTCCAAAATCAGAAAACACTGAGCAGAGACGGTGGCTGTGACTGTGAAGAAACTGGAGAGTCTATTCTCTTGGGACCCCACCTCATTTCTACACAATATGTACCTCCAAGGGGTTTCTCATTGGCAAAAAGTCTGAAGCCTAACCTTGAAGCATACAGTGACAATCAAAGCAGTACCACAAAGCAGGTTAGTGACATTGGATCTCATCAGTTTTTTACACAAGGCTCTTCTAATAGTGTGTGTACAATTCCTCATCAAAGAGAGAAATTATACAGTGAAAGTCAGTTTGGGAATGTTCTTTCTCCCAGTCTACCACTTATGGAGCATGAAATTAATTTTCAAGACAAAGCAGTTGACTATACTGGATGTGGCAAGGTCTTCACTGGTGAGTCAGCTTTCTGTCAACAACAAATAACTAACAGTATGGAGACGTCTTTTATCTGTCACACATGTGGGAAAACCTTTCTCCACAAGTCTAAATTGACCTCCCATCCAGACACTCATAGAGAAGAAACACCTTATGAATGTCCTGACTGTGCAAAATCACTTAGGAGTATGTCCAGCCTGCAAGTGCACCGTGACATCCACACAAAGGAGAAACGTTATGaatgccatgtgtgtgggaaATCATTCAGTTATACATCCCACCTAAAGGTGCACCTTCGGACacacactggggagaaaccttatGCATGTTCTGACTGTGGAAAAGCCTTCAGCCAAAAGTCCGTCCTCACCAtacatcagagaattcacactggagaaaagccttaCACGTGCAGTGACTGTGGGAAAATGTTTGTTTGTGCATCAGATCTGACAAAGCATTGTCGATTTCACACAGGGGAAAAGCCTTATGAGTGCCCTGACTGTGGGAAATCTTTCAGTATTAAATCTAACCTGCTTGCACACCATCGAATTCACACCAGTGAGGGACCTTACAAGTGCTTTGACTGTGGGGAGTCATTCAGGAAAATATCCCAGTTGAAGGTCCATCATCAGATTCACACTGACGGAAGATCTTTTGTGTGTTCTGACTGTGGGATGGCCTTCAGCCAAAAGTCAGTCCTCACCAcacatcagagaattcacactGGGGAGAAATGTTACCCATGTAGCGACTGTGGAAAGTTGTTTCTGTATGCTTCAGATCTGAAGAAGCATTGTCGAGTTCACACAGGGGAGAAGCCTTACAAATGCCATGACTGTGGGAAATCATACAGTGTGAAGTCACACCTACATGTACATCATCGCATTCACACTGGTGAGAGACCTTacaaatgtgatgactgtgggAAGTCATTCAGAAGAAACTCTCACCTGCAGATGCATCAGCAAACTCACACTggtgagaaaccttacaaatgctcTGACTGTGGGAAGTCGTTCCGGAGAGCGTCCCACCTGAAGGTCCATCACCGAattcacactggggagaaaccttacgTGTGTTCTGAGTGTGGGAAGGCCTTCAATGATAGGTCGGTTCTCAGCAcacatcagagaattcacactggagaaaagccttaCATATGCAGCGACTGTGGGAAAGCCATGTCTTCTAAAGCCAATCTCAAAGAGCATCAGCGAATTCACACAGGCGAGAAGCCGTATGTGTGCGCTGAGTGTGGGAGGGCCTTCAGTGATAAGTCCTCTTTCTATAGACATTGTAAAATTCACAGTAAGGAGAGATCTTTTGTCCATAACAAAGCAGAAAAGGGCTTCCTGCAGAACTCACAAGTGACATCCTAG